The following coding sequences are from one Parabacteroides pacaensis window:
- a CDS encoding SusC/RagA family TonB-linked outer membrane protein — MKNRIILIITCCFMLMSLYAQQINITGTIKDESNLEMIGVNVVVKGTTTRATVSDVDGNFTIAANKGETLVFSYIGYKTLEIPVNNQSILKVQMEPTISELDEVVVIGYGTQAKASVVGAISSIKADDLKQSASANLSNAIAGRISGVMTKMVSGRPGADDSKIYVRGLATMNDATPLVLVDGIERSFDQIDPEDIESFSVMKDASATAVYGVRGANGVILVTTKRGMKNKPVVSLNTTLAVQKPIRLAKPLDAYNFALLKNEAIRNDGGNLNSYDYSSEEDLQHYLTGDSPFTHPDNDLLDMFLRDYTPQAQINLNVRGGTDFVKYFISAGYLYQDGIYKQYESNGYSTNANYKRINLRSNLDFTVTKTTQVSVDLSTSLRSRHNIGMKNRLSYDSGPESNNLFELLMRQPANFMTLKNPDGTYGAGSMDPVGTGMRNPLQIIERGGYYHVNNDVLEGNLKLNQKLDFVTKGLSFKAMAGITSFSASSQTLTECPYTVRYTKFNEYDASIKTEEVLPTLDSQTLNDYQRVYMEASFNYNRDFGPHNVTALALYNQTQYFGKAAAPSGYLGFVGRLTYGYKRKYLGEINLGYNGSNQFAKGHRYALFPAISAGWVISEEKFWKDNIRFIDFFKIRGSYGEVGNDKLGGQSYLYEHVYNPGNANFGNYNFGTTPQGLNGYTEGRLGNELVTWERAAKSNVGFDMRLLKGALTISADYFRENRRDILLTNQSLPDVLGIGLPPENIGKVRNQGGEVEVGYTNHYRKFNYYVKGNVSYARNKVIFKGESAQLYDWMAETGQSLGQHFGLVCLGMFKSQEEIDASPKQFGNVQIGDLKYKDLNNDNVIDGYDECPIGYSNVPRIQYGLSAGFDWNGFDFSMLWQGAAQFSAYFAYGAVWEFMDGGNVQEMHLNRFNPKDPSTWDTATYPRLHNGNFPNNHRKSDFWLKKGDYLRLKNLELGYTLPKNALKKVGITRLRIFLSGTNLLTFDYVKNFDPETEQERGYNYPQMSQYTLGFNFQF; from the coding sequence ATGAAAAATAGAATAATACTGATAATAACCTGCTGCTTTATGCTGATGTCGCTCTACGCGCAACAGATAAACATAACAGGAACTATTAAAGATGAAAGCAACCTCGAAATGATCGGGGTAAACGTAGTAGTGAAAGGAACTACCACCCGCGCTACCGTTTCCGATGTAGACGGTAATTTTACCATCGCGGCAAACAAAGGAGAGACACTGGTATTCTCATACATTGGTTATAAAACGCTGGAAATACCGGTGAATAACCAATCTATATTAAAGGTACAAATGGAACCCACCATCTCCGAGCTCGATGAAGTAGTGGTGATAGGCTACGGTACCCAAGCCAAAGCATCGGTAGTAGGAGCCATTTCCTCCATAAAAGCCGACGATTTGAAACAAAGCGCCTCCGCCAACCTGAGCAATGCCATTGCCGGTCGTATATCCGGCGTAATGACCAAGATGGTATCAGGTCGTCCCGGAGCCGACGATTCGAAAATCTACGTCCGCGGCCTCGCAACCATGAACGACGCCACCCCCCTGGTGCTGGTAGACGGAATAGAACGCAGCTTCGACCAGATAGACCCTGAAGACATAGAATCGTTTTCCGTAATGAAAGACGCCTCCGCCACCGCAGTATACGGAGTACGCGGAGCCAACGGTGTAATCTTGGTGACCACGAAACGAGGAATGAAAAACAAACCCGTCGTATCGCTCAATACTACCCTGGCCGTGCAGAAGCCCATTCGTTTGGCCAAGCCCTTGGACGCATACAACTTTGCCCTGCTCAAAAACGAAGCTATCCGCAACGACGGAGGAAACCTCAACTCCTACGACTACTCCTCCGAAGAAGACCTACAACACTACCTGACGGGAGATTCACCCTTTACCCATCCGGACAATGACCTCTTGGACATGTTCCTCCGGGACTACACCCCTCAGGCACAAATAAACCTCAACGTACGCGGAGGAACCGACTTCGTCAAATACTTCATCTCGGCCGGATACCTCTACCAGGACGGAATCTATAAACAATACGAAAGCAACGGATACAGCACCAATGCCAATTACAAAAGAATAAATCTCCGTTCCAATCTGGATTTTACGGTCACCAAGACTACCCAGGTAAGTGTAGACCTAAGTACCTCTTTACGTTCACGACATAACATAGGCATGAAGAACCGCCTTTCGTACGATAGCGGTCCCGAATCCAACAACCTCTTTGAACTCTTGATGAGGCAACCCGCCAACTTCATGACCTTGAAGAACCCTGACGGCACGTATGGAGCAGGCAGTATGGACCCCGTAGGAACCGGTATGCGTAACCCTCTGCAAATCATCGAACGTGGAGGCTACTACCACGTCAACAACGACGTGCTGGAAGGTAATCTCAAACTGAACCAGAAGCTGGATTTCGTTACCAAAGGCCTGTCGTTTAAAGCCATGGCGGGAATAACCTCTTTCTCTGCATCCAGCCAGACATTGACAGAATGCCCTTACACCGTGCGATACACCAAATTTAACGAATACGATGCCTCCATCAAGACAGAAGAAGTACTGCCTACGTTAGATTCGCAGACCCTGAACGACTATCAACGCGTTTATATGGAAGCATCCTTTAATTACAACCGGGACTTCGGCCCGCATAACGTTACAGCATTGGCACTCTATAATCAGACACAATATTTCGGAAAGGCTGCGGCTCCTTCAGGTTATTTAGGATTTGTAGGGCGCTTGACCTACGGATACAAACGCAAATATTTAGGAGAAATCAATTTAGGATACAACGGCTCCAACCAGTTCGCCAAAGGGCACCGGTATGCTTTGTTTCCCGCCATATCAGCCGGCTGGGTCATTTCGGAAGAAAAATTCTGGAAAGATAACATTCGCTTTATAGATTTCTTTAAAATAAGAGGTTCGTACGGAGAAGTAGGAAATGATAAATTAGGAGGACAATCTTATTTGTACGAGCACGTTTATAACCCCGGCAACGCCAACTTCGGAAACTACAACTTCGGTACTACCCCGCAAGGCCTGAACGGCTATACCGAAGGCCGCTTGGGTAACGAACTGGTTACTTGGGAACGAGCTGCCAAAAGCAATGTAGGCTTTGACATGCGATTGCTGAAAGGAGCCCTCACAATAAGTGCCGACTATTTCAGGGAAAACCGGCGGGATATTCTATTGACAAACCAATCTTTACCTGATGTTCTCGGAATCGGGCTCCCTCCGGAAAATATAGGGAAAGTACGCAACCAGGGTGGGGAAGTGGAAGTAGGGTATACTAACCACTATCGGAAATTCAATTATTATGTGAAAGGAAATGTTTCGTATGCACGCAACAAAGTAATCTTCAAAGGAGAATCCGCCCAACTGTACGACTGGATGGCAGAAACCGGACAATCGTTAGGACAACACTTCGGACTTGTTTGCCTGGGCATGTTCAAAAGCCAGGAAGAAATAGACGCCAGCCCGAAACAATTCGGCAACGTACAAATAGGGGATTTGAAATACAAAGATTTGAACAATGATAATGTAATAGACGGATACGATGAGTGCCCCATCGGATACAGCAACGTACCCCGCATCCAATATGGTTTGTCTGCAGGCTTCGACTGGAACGGCTTCGACTTTAGCATGCTGTGGCAAGGCGCGGCACAATTCTCTGCCTACTTCGCCTACGGAGCCGTATGGGAATTTATGGACGGTGGAAACGTGCAGGAAATGCACCTGAACCGGTTCAACCCGAAAGACCCTTCCACTTGGGATACGGCCACCTACCCTCGTTTGCATAACGGCAACTTCCCCAACAACCATCGCAAGTCGGACTTCTGGCTTAAGAAAGGAGACTATCTCCGCCTGAAAAACTTGGAACTGGGATATACCTTGCCGAAAAATGCATTGAAGAAAGTGGGTATCACCCGTCTCAGAATTTTCCTGAGCGGAACTAACTTGCTCACGTTCGATTATGTGAAGAACTTCGACCCTGAAACAGAGCAGGAGAGGGGATACAACTATCCCCAGATGTCGCAATACACCTTAGGTTTTAACTTTCAATTTTAA
- a CDS encoding RagB/SusD family nutrient uptake outer membrane protein has protein sequence MEKNIYILLCLALIALFSCQADGAGLLDKAESGDMTEEKLFSDGTYARKYIANVYSRLPKGYARFSFNKTPVYLGCCTDEGQQGPLGMLTQALWFNEGTWNAVNIPTELPGWTFAWTAIRPANTFIHNIDRVPVNVQTGMTEEEKIRLKAEAQFLRALTYADLARSYGGVPIITVQLTSTSPELYTPRSTFDETIDFIVEQLDSAAMFLPANYRFTEPEEYGRATSVAAKAIKGRTLLYAARPLFNDPENPNRIVAGEYDEGKWRIAAEANAEAIKLAEENGYGLHIDATDKKNSYEKFFVTRVNDEIILSYMKPQDRNCELRQLPKRFLAANSAVSGYSLPTLDLVDDYEMKNGKLINEPGSGYNEQDPYKNRDQRFYASIFYNGADYRGQKIETFRGKAGSGVADGKDYNSNYVNTGFYLRKFVDVTINPLKAELADHNYPIIRYAEVLLNYAEAMNEAFGPDVDGLGNGKTAKWAIDQVRDRALQPPLPAGLDKTAMRARIRHERRIELAFEEHRFWDVRHWKEAETQKQVWLQVIEKDKSGKLTYSRQKRDRVFDAPKMYLMPIPFEQVANGKYEQNPDW, from the coding sequence ATGGAAAAGAACATATATATACTATTGTGTCTGGCACTAATAGCCCTCTTCTCCTGCCAGGCAGACGGAGCCGGCCTGCTGGATAAAGCGGAATCAGGCGATATGACGGAAGAGAAACTGTTTTCAGACGGAACGTATGCACGCAAATACATTGCTAACGTATACAGCCGTCTCCCCAAAGGATACGCCCGTTTCTCGTTTAACAAAACACCCGTCTATTTAGGATGTTGCACCGACGAAGGCCAACAAGGTCCCCTGGGAATGTTAACCCAAGCCCTTTGGTTCAACGAAGGAACCTGGAACGCAGTAAATATCCCCACCGAATTGCCCGGCTGGACTTTCGCATGGACAGCCATACGTCCTGCCAATACCTTTATCCACAATATAGACCGCGTGCCGGTAAATGTACAAACCGGAATGACCGAAGAAGAGAAAATCCGGTTAAAAGCCGAAGCACAGTTTCTAAGAGCATTGACGTATGCCGACTTGGCACGCTCGTACGGCGGAGTACCCATTATCACGGTACAACTCACTTCTACCAGCCCCGAACTGTATACTCCCCGCAGCACATTCGACGAAACAATAGACTTTATTGTAGAACAATTGGATTCGGCCGCGATGTTCCTGCCCGCCAATTATCGTTTTACCGAACCCGAAGAATACGGACGCGCCACTTCGGTAGCAGCCAAAGCCATAAAAGGCCGTACCCTGCTATATGCCGCACGCCCACTATTCAACGATCCGGAAAACCCCAACCGGATTGTTGCCGGCGAGTATGACGAAGGCAAATGGCGCATCGCAGCTGAAGCTAATGCCGAAGCCATTAAATTAGCAGAAGAAAACGGCTACGGATTACACATCGATGCTACGGATAAGAAAAACAGCTACGAGAAGTTCTTCGTCACCCGCGTAAACGATGAAATAATCCTCTCGTATATGAAACCGCAAGACCGCAACTGCGAACTCCGCCAGTTGCCGAAACGCTTCCTGGCGGCCAACAGTGCCGTATCAGGCTATTCGTTGCCTACCCTCGATCTGGTAGACGATTACGAAATGAAGAACGGAAAACTAATCAATGAACCCGGCTCAGGTTACAACGAACAAGACCCCTACAAAAATCGTGACCAACGCTTCTATGCCTCTATCTTTTATAACGGAGCCGATTATCGGGGACAGAAAATCGAAACTTTCCGCGGAAAAGCCGGTTCCGGAGTAGCCGACGGGAAAGATTATAACTCTAACTACGTCAACACCGGATTTTATTTACGTAAATTTGTGGACGTAACGATCAACCCGCTGAAAGCGGAACTGGCCGACCATAATTATCCCATCATCCGTTACGCGGAAGTACTGCTAAACTATGCCGAAGCCATGAACGAAGCCTTCGGCCCCGATGTGGACGGATTGGGGAACGGCAAGACGGCCAAGTGGGCCATCGACCAGGTGCGCGACCGGGCATTGCAACCTCCTCTGCCGGCGGGACTGGATAAAACGGCGATGCGTGCCCGTATCCGTCACGAACGCCGCATAGAATTAGCTTTTGAGGAACACCGCTTCTGGGATGTGCGCCATTGGAAAGAAGCGGAAACACAAAAGCAAGTCTGGCTCCAGGTGATAGAGAAAGACAAGTCGGGTAAGCTGACTTACAGCCGGCAAAAGAGAGACCGGGTCTTCGACGCCCCTAAAATGTACCTCATGCCTATTCCCTTCGAGCAAGTGGCGAACGGCAAGTACGAGCAGAACCCCGACTGGTAA
- a CDS encoding sulfatase family protein: MNCKLIPQSLCTVAALTGVTPLMSQQKETPGQPNIVVFIADDAGMDYGCYGNKGISTPNIDRLASKGIRFEKAFLTSPQSSPSRTSMMTGKFAHTIGTQDLHTGIDADTKMMPYYFKQAGYTTACMLKTHWGPNGDKQFDRIIKGTYLPDQGPLSKEVFANYRQFLDDTKGEPFFLWVGFIDPHRPYNRKKCPQVNTPGKVTVPPYLVDGEDTRRDLADYYNEISRMDDNIGTMLKEMEKRHLLDNTIIVFLSDNGMPFPRAKGTLYDSGIQTPLIFVWDKKIQPGTKHTNGLVSTIDLAPTLLSLAGIEVPEDMYGRGFKDLLFDPSRRGSEYIFSERNWHDTDEYIRCVRSEKYKLIYNAYYELPHGTSMDLSTSLSWYELKKHQRQGSLQKSQTQIFECPRAMVEIYDLEKDPDELDNVADLAEYKAPGSVLARKMVEWQKATKDHPWWKNRRPDQNDRITGFPLFMNRPPLWVE; this comes from the coding sequence ATGAACTGCAAATTAATCCCCCAATCCCTGTGCACAGTGGCAGCCCTCACCGGCGTTACCCCCCTGATGTCACAACAAAAAGAAACACCCGGGCAACCCAACATCGTCGTCTTTATCGCCGACGATGCCGGCATGGACTACGGTTGTTACGGTAACAAAGGCATCTCTACGCCCAATATCGACCGCCTCGCCTCCAAAGGAATCCGCTTTGAAAAAGCCTTCCTTACCTCTCCCCAGTCCAGTCCCTCGCGCACCAGCATGATGACCGGAAAATTTGCCCATACCATCGGCACGCAAGACCTCCATACCGGCATCGACGCAGACACCAAAATGATGCCCTATTACTTTAAGCAAGCAGGGTACACCACTGCCTGCATGCTGAAAACCCATTGGGGACCCAACGGTGACAAGCAGTTCGACCGCATCATCAAAGGAACTTACCTGCCCGACCAAGGCCCCCTCAGTAAAGAAGTATTTGCGAATTACCGCCAGTTCCTCGACGATACGAAAGGAGAACCCTTTTTCCTGTGGGTAGGCTTCATAGATCCGCACCGCCCGTATAACCGTAAGAAATGTCCGCAAGTAAATACCCCCGGTAAAGTAACCGTACCGCCTTATTTGGTAGACGGAGAAGATACGCGTCGCGACCTGGCCGATTACTACAACGAAATATCCCGTATGGATGACAATATAGGTACTATGCTGAAAGAAATGGAAAAAAGGCACCTGCTCGACAACACCATCATTGTTTTCCTGAGCGACAACGGAATGCCTTTTCCCCGCGCCAAAGGCACATTGTACGATTCCGGTATCCAAACCCCACTTATTTTCGTATGGGATAAGAAAATACAGCCCGGCACAAAGCATACGAACGGATTAGTCAGCACCATCGACCTCGCACCTACGTTACTAAGCCTGGCCGGTATAGAAGTACCGGAAGACATGTACGGCCGCGGATTCAAAGATTTGCTCTTCGACCCCTCCCGGCGAGGAAGCGAATACATATTCTCCGAACGCAACTGGCACGATACGGACGAATACATCCGCTGCGTCCGCTCCGAAAAATACAAACTGATATACAATGCCTACTACGAATTGCCTCATGGTACTTCGATGGATTTGAGCACCAGCCTCAGTTGGTATGAACTGAAGAAGCATCAACGGCAAGGCTCCCTGCAAAAATCCCAGACCCAGATATTTGAATGCCCTCGTGCTATGGTAGAAATCTACGACCTGGAAAAAGATCCCGACGAATTGGACAATGTGGCAGACTTGGCGGAATATAAAGCCCCCGGTTCCGTGCTCGCCCGCAAAATGGTGGAATGGCAAAAAGCAACGAAAGACCATCCTTGGTGGAAAAATCGCCGTCCGGACCAAAATGACCGGATTACCGGCTTCCCTCTGTTTATGAACCGCCCACCCCTGTGGGTAGAATGA
- a CDS encoding sulfatase family protein, which yields MNDTMRSGLAACLLGISILPGKAQTKENTKAKTPNILFIMSDDHTSQAISAYGGILASVLPTPNIDRLAREGALLTNCFVTNSISTPSRACILTGQYSHKNGVYTLSDPLDPASPTSAKYLHDQGYQTAIVGKWHLGTEPAGFDYYNILPGQGEYLNPMLIKKGDWSKGKNGTPKQTRYPGYSTDIIASEALRYLETADKDRPFFLMCHFKAPHRPWIPAERFKTLLEDVTVPAPPNLLDTYEGKGEYTRILKMNLEDMNHRDLKGKPVPQGMTRDEKRQWIYQHYIKDYLRCVAAVDENVGRLLKYLDENGLAENTIVVYTGDQGFFLGEHGWFDKRLMYEEALRMPFLIRYPREIKPGTRNDDMVLNIDFAPLFLDYAGLPAPEQMQGTSFRKNLTGKTPRHWRKSFYYRYWMNADGAHNVPAHYGIRTDRYKLVFYYAQQLGMTGSKDELLVPEWELYDLRKDPLEMHNLYRDPRYRNIVKKLKKELLQQKKQYGDEDSGRPLMQQIYEQYYW from the coding sequence ATGAATGATACAATGAGAAGCGGTCTTGCCGCATGCCTCCTGGGAATAAGCATTCTGCCCGGGAAAGCCCAAACGAAAGAGAATACGAAAGCAAAAACGCCCAATATCCTCTTTATTATGTCAGACGACCATACCTCCCAAGCCATTAGTGCCTACGGCGGTATCCTAGCCTCCGTATTACCCACGCCTAATATCGACCGGCTCGCCCGCGAAGGCGCGCTGCTTACCAACTGTTTTGTAACCAACTCCATCAGCACCCCCAGTCGCGCCTGCATCCTCACCGGGCAATACAGCCACAAGAACGGCGTATACACCTTGTCCGACCCCCTGGATCCGGCTAGTCCCACTTCGGCGAAATATCTCCACGACCAAGGTTACCAAACAGCCATCGTAGGCAAATGGCACCTCGGAACCGAACCTGCCGGTTTCGACTACTACAATATCCTCCCCGGACAGGGAGAATACCTCAACCCCATGCTCATTAAAAAAGGAGACTGGAGCAAAGGCAAAAACGGAACACCCAAACAAACCCGCTACCCAGGTTACTCGACAGACATCATCGCTTCCGAAGCTCTCCGCTACCTGGAAACGGCAGACAAAGATCGTCCTTTCTTTCTGATGTGTCACTTCAAAGCCCCTCATCGCCCCTGGATTCCTGCAGAACGTTTCAAAACACTTCTGGAAGACGTAACTGTCCCCGCACCTCCGAACCTCCTGGATACCTACGAAGGAAAAGGTGAATATACCCGCATCCTGAAAATGAACCTCGAAGACATGAACCACCGCGACTTGAAAGGAAAACCCGTTCCGCAAGGTATGACAAGAGATGAAAAAAGACAATGGATCTATCAACACTACATCAAAGACTACCTTCGCTGCGTAGCCGCCGTCGATGAAAACGTAGGCCGCCTGCTGAAATACCTTGATGAGAACGGCCTTGCCGAAAATACCATCGTAGTCTACACCGGCGACCAGGGATTCTTCCTCGGCGAACACGGATGGTTCGACAAACGCCTCATGTACGAAGAAGCCCTCCGCATGCCCTTCCTTATCCGCTATCCCCGCGAAATAAAACCCGGAACCCGCAACGACGACATGGTGCTCAACATCGACTTCGCCCCCTTGTTCCTGGACTATGCCGGCCTTCCCGCACCGGAACAGATGCAAGGAACCAGCTTCAGGAAGAACCTCACAGGGAAAACGCCCCGCCATTGGCGTAAATCTTTCTACTACCGCTACTGGATGAACGCCGACGGAGCACACAACGTCCCAGCCCATTATGGTATCCGTACCGATCGCTATAAACTGGTATTCTATTACGCACAACAGCTCGGCATGACCGGAAGTAAAGACGAACTCCTAGTGCCCGAATGGGAACTTTACGACCTTCGCAAAGATCCCCTCGAAATGCACAACCTCTACCGCGATCCCCGGTACCGCAACATCGTAAAGAAACTTAAGAAAGAACTCCTGCAACAGAAGAAACAATACGGCGACGAAGACTCCGGCCGTCCCCTGATGCAGCAGATATACGAACAATATTACTGGTAA
- a CDS encoding sulfatase family protein: MEEITRREFIRRAGLATGILLYPGSTPPTSVPRKHPNLVYVFADQWRAQDTGYAGNKDIYTPHIDRLAQESVNFRYAVSCMPVSTPYRATLLTGQYAQTHGLFVNDVTLNPEATTLGKVYKAAGYNTGYVGKWHINGNGRSNYIPPSHRQGFDYFKVLECTHDYNHSYYYDNNDPTRKTWQGYDVFAQTDDAIGYLRRQAGQEKPFVLFLSWGPPHNPYTSAPEEFRNLYKEKEITLRPNVPDECKEQAIKDLKGYYAHISAMDTCVGKLQEAIKQCGIEEETIFVLTSDHGDMLGSQGMQRKQKPYDESILVPFLLKYPSRFGKKERVVETLFNSVDIMPTLLAMSGLSIPSTVEGKNIYPILTGKKKDRIEGTLIECITPFGEWERRHGGREYRGVRTKRYTYVKDLNGPWLLFDNERDPYQMNNLVGNSQHATLQSELDKLLTRLLKEKKDDFLPGDEYVKQWKYTVNKWGTVEYTP, encoded by the coding sequence ATGGAAGAAATAACACGACGGGAATTTATCCGCCGGGCAGGCCTGGCCACCGGCATCCTGCTGTACCCCGGCAGCACCCCTCCAACGTCCGTACCCCGCAAACATCCCAACCTGGTATACGTGTTTGCCGACCAGTGGCGTGCCCAAGACACCGGTTACGCCGGAAACAAAGACATCTACACTCCCCATATAGACCGGCTTGCGCAAGAAAGCGTAAACTTCCGCTATGCCGTGTCTTGCATGCCCGTATCCACCCCTTACCGGGCGACCCTCCTTACCGGACAATATGCCCAGACACATGGTCTCTTTGTGAACGACGTTACACTGAATCCGGAAGCTACTACCCTGGGTAAAGTCTACAAAGCCGCCGGATACAATACGGGCTATGTAGGCAAATGGCACATCAATGGTAACGGACGGAGCAATTATATCCCACCTTCACACCGGCAAGGCTTCGATTACTTCAAAGTATTGGAATGTACCCACGACTATAACCATTCCTACTACTACGACAACAATGACCCCACCCGGAAAACCTGGCAAGGCTACGATGTCTTTGCCCAGACCGATGATGCTATCGGCTATTTGCGCCGGCAAGCCGGACAAGAAAAACCGTTTGTCCTTTTCTTGTCTTGGGGTCCCCCGCATAATCCCTACACCTCTGCTCCGGAAGAATTCCGGAATTTATATAAAGAGAAAGAAATAACCCTTCGTCCGAATGTCCCCGACGAATGTAAAGAACAGGCAATAAAAGACCTCAAAGGTTATTATGCCCACATTTCGGCAATGGATACCTGTGTAGGCAAACTGCAAGAAGCTATAAAACAATGCGGAATAGAAGAAGAGACCATCTTTGTCCTTACCTCCGACCACGGAGATATGTTAGGCTCGCAAGGAATGCAACGAAAGCAGAAACCATACGACGAATCCATACTTGTCCCCTTCCTGCTCAAATACCCCTCCCGGTTCGGGAAGAAGGAGAGGGTAGTAGAGACCCTGTTCAATTCGGTCGATATCATGCCTACCCTCCTCGCTATGTCCGGCCTGTCCATCCCTTCCACAGTAGAGGGGAAAAATATCTATCCCATACTGACAGGGAAAAAGAAAGACCGTATCGAAGGTACCTTAATAGAATGTATCACCCCATTCGGAGAGTGGGAACGCCGGCATGGAGGCCGGGAATATCGTGGCGTGAGGACAAAACGTTACACCTATGTAAAAGACTTGAACGGACCCTGGCTCTTGTTTGATAACGAACGCGACCCTTACCAGATGAACAACCTGGTAGGTAATTCCCAACATGCTACTTTACAATCCGAATTAGACAAACTGCTCACTCGTCTGCTGAAAGAGAAAAAAGATGACTTCCTGCCGGGTGACGAATACGTCAAACAATGGAAATACACCGTAAACAAATGGGGAACGGTAGAATACACCCCGTGA